A genomic region of Planococcus kocurii contains the following coding sequences:
- a CDS encoding nucleoside recognition domain-containing protein, translating to MSTLKNGLKAGLKTTWSLGKIIFPITLLVTMLQYTPVLPFVIDLVSPVMGLFGLSGDAAIPLVLGNALNLYAGIAGILSLDLTVKEVFILAVMLSFSHNIFIETGVALKVGVKLWIVLVVRFGLAALSAIIINVFWKGGSEMAQYGFAPEASAVPESWIGVMLIGLEKASFGVLQLAMIVIPLMIMIQILKDKRYLQKISNLLGPLTRLLGVQKNASLTLASGLVFGLAMGAGVMIQAVREDGVSKKDATLVFIFLVACHAVVEDTLIFMPLGIPIWPLLLIRIVTALVLTVFVSYMWRRAEEKQKEVIST from the coding sequence ATGTCGACACTGAAAAATGGTTTGAAGGCAGGGTTGAAAACGACTTGGTCATTAGGGAAAATCATTTTCCCTATCACTTTGCTCGTCACCATGCTTCAATACACACCGGTTTTGCCTTTTGTTATCGATTTAGTATCACCCGTTATGGGCTTGTTTGGATTAAGCGGCGATGCGGCAATTCCACTGGTTCTCGGTAATGCGCTTAATCTTTATGCTGGAATTGCCGGCATCCTATCATTAGATTTAACGGTTAAAGAAGTTTTTATCTTGGCCGTCATGCTATCATTTTCACATAATATTTTCATTGAAACTGGCGTAGCGCTAAAAGTTGGCGTCAAGCTGTGGATCGTTTTAGTTGTCCGCTTTGGTCTAGCTGCGTTATCTGCTATTATCATTAATGTCTTTTGGAAAGGTGGCAGCGAGATGGCGCAATACGGTTTTGCGCCTGAAGCATCAGCTGTTCCTGAGAGTTGGATTGGGGTGATGCTAATCGGACTTGAAAAAGCTTCGTTTGGTGTTCTTCAGTTGGCGATGATTGTTATTCCATTAATGATTATGATTCAAATTTTAAAAGATAAACGATACCTTCAAAAAATATCCAATCTGCTCGGACCCTTAACTCGTTTATTGGGTGTTCAGAAAAACGCTTCGTTAACACTTGCTTCAGGACTGGTTTTCGGACTCGCTATGGGAGCGGGTGTGATGATTCAAGCTGTACGAGAAGATGGCGTTAGTAAAAAGGATGCGACACTGGTATTTATCTTTCTCGTTGCTTGTCACGCGGTAGTGGAAGACACATTAATTTTTATGCCATTAGGTATTCCAATCTGGCCGCTATTGTTAATCCGAATCGTTACGGCATTAGTACTAACGGTCTTTGTTTCTTATATGTGGCGTAGAGCGGAAGAAAAACAAAAGGAAGTGATTTCGACATGA
- the lgt gene encoding prolipoprotein diacylglyceryl transferase, translating into MFAILASIDPTAFSLGPISVQWYGVIIAVGIIIAFLVGQREMVKRGLHTEFLTDLLIWAVPLAIVGARIYYVAFEWEHYKDNPSQIIAIWNGGIAIHGALIASVIVAYLFTKKRNTSFLKVADILAPSILIGQAIGRWGNFINQEAHGGEVSRTFLENLFIPDWIINHMYIDGAYYHPTFLYESMWSLVGIILLLLLRKVNLVRGEMFFFYMIWYSVGRFYIEGMRTDSLYVIGELRAAQLVSVLAIVIAVVFIVYRRVTIKNPPHYKDN; encoded by the coding sequence ATGTTTGCAATATTAGCTTCAATAGATCCGACCGCTTTTTCACTCGGTCCGATTTCGGTTCAATGGTACGGTGTTATTATCGCTGTTGGTATTATCATCGCCTTTTTGGTAGGCCAGCGTGAAATGGTTAAGCGAGGACTGCATACTGAATTTTTAACTGATTTACTAATTTGGGCGGTACCGCTGGCGATTGTTGGCGCACGTATTTATTACGTAGCGTTCGAGTGGGAACATTACAAAGACAATCCTAGTCAAATTATTGCTATTTGGAACGGTGGAATTGCGATACATGGTGCCTTGATTGCATCTGTTATTGTCGCTTATCTGTTTACCAAAAAGCGTAATACGTCATTTCTGAAAGTGGCGGATATATTAGCACCAAGTATCTTAATCGGACAAGCCATTGGTCGTTGGGGTAATTTTATCAACCAAGAAGCACATGGCGGAGAAGTGTCACGGACTTTCCTTGAAAATCTGTTTATCCCTGATTGGATCATCAATCACATGTACATAGACGGGGCTTATTACCATCCAACTTTCTTGTATGAATCTATGTGGAGTTTAGTGGGAATTATTCTTTTGTTGCTACTACGAAAAGTAAATCTAGTACGTGGTGAAATGTTTTTCTTCTATATGATTTGGTATTCTGTTGGCCGCTTCTATATCGAAGGAATGCGCACAGATAGCCTGTATGTAATTGGTGAACTTCGTGCTGCACAACTAGTGTCAGTATTGGCTATTGTCATCGCTGTTGTATTCATCGTATACCGTCGTGTCACAATTAAAAATCCACCTCATTATAAGGATAACTAA
- the hprK gene encoding HPr(Ser) kinase/phosphatase, with protein MGQVTTKQVMKTFDLELISGEEGIGRHIPISDISRPGLEMAGYFTHYPANRVQLLGKTELSFFSMLSPKERLDRMMKLCTDDTPAIIVSHGVPVPEELIAASSNRHVPVMTTPMSTTRFSSLLTNFLESQLAPTTAIHGVLVDIYGVGVLLTGKSGVGKSETALELVKKGHRLVADDCVEIHQEGENTLVGSAPKLIEHLLEIRGVGIIDIMTLFGASAVRTFKRISLVIDLEIWDQDKTYDRLGLEEEKMKIIDTQLTKLTIPVRPGRNLSVIIEVAAMNYRLKRMGVNAAEEFSKRLDDVIAQDTN; from the coding sequence ATGGGACAAGTAACGACAAAACAAGTGATGAAGACGTTCGACTTGGAATTAATTAGTGGAGAAGAAGGCATTGGCCGTCATATCCCCATTAGCGATATTTCAAGACCAGGGTTGGAAATGGCCGGTTATTTCACCCATTATCCAGCAAATCGTGTGCAATTGCTCGGCAAAACCGAGCTTTCTTTTTTTTCTATGCTATCACCTAAAGAACGATTAGATCGTATGATGAAGCTATGCACAGACGATACGCCAGCAATTATTGTTTCGCATGGTGTACCAGTTCCAGAAGAATTGATCGCTGCTTCAAGCAATCGGCATGTGCCAGTCATGACGACTCCAATGTCAACGACTCGGTTTTCGAGTTTGCTGACGAACTTTTTAGAAAGTCAGTTAGCTCCTACGACGGCAATCCATGGCGTTCTTGTAGATATATACGGTGTTGGAGTGTTGCTGACGGGAAAAAGTGGTGTTGGTAAAAGCGAGACAGCTTTAGAACTTGTCAAAAAAGGTCACCGCTTAGTTGCCGATGACTGTGTAGAAATTCATCAAGAAGGTGAAAATACATTAGTAGGATCTGCACCTAAACTAATTGAGCATTTGCTCGAAATTCGTGGAGTCGGTATTATCGATATCATGACCTTATTTGGTGCGAGCGCTGTTCGCACATTTAAACGGATTTCTTTGGTCATTGATTTGGAAATCTGGGATCAAGACAAAACCTACGATCGATTAGGACTAGAAGAAGAAAAAATGAAGATTATTGATACACAATTGACGAAACTAACAATTCCTGTTCGTCCAGGTCGTAACTTATCGGTTATTATCGAAGTTGCCGCGATGAACTATCGTTTGAAACGAATGGGCGTTAACGCCGCCGAAGAGTTTTCGAAGCGTCTGGATGACGTGATTGCACAAGATACAAACTAA
- a CDS encoding N-acetylmuramoyl-L-alanine amidase family protein: MKIMIDAGHGPDTPGKRSPDGKLREFHFNVAVAEEVKKRLVLDGHIVFFSHQNDFDVPLHERTNLANRMKADVFVSIHANAVGHTFNSTNGLETFTYNHPQPATHMLASAVQQSLIQVTGRKNRGIKQADFAVLRDTHMPAILVECGFMTHKEEVELLKSAAYRKRCAQGICFGIACFEASR, translated from the coding sequence ATGAAGATTATGATTGATGCCGGACACGGCCCAGATACACCTGGAAAGCGCTCACCCGATGGCAAATTGAGAGAATTCCATTTTAACGTGGCCGTAGCAGAAGAAGTTAAAAAGCGATTGGTACTGGATGGACATATTGTCTTTTTCAGCCATCAAAATGACTTTGATGTTCCATTACACGAACGCACGAACCTAGCAAATCGTATGAAGGCAGATGTATTCGTCTCGATTCACGCCAACGCAGTGGGGCATACATTTAACTCTACAAATGGCCTAGAAACGTTTACCTATAACCACCCTCAGCCTGCTACACACATGCTAGCATCTGCAGTCCAACAGTCACTAATACAAGTAACTGGACGAAAAAATCGCGGGATTAAACAAGCAGATTTCGCCGTACTTCGGGATACCCATATGCCAGCTATTCTGGTGGAATGCGGCTTTATGACACACAAGGAAGAAGTCGAATTACTTAAGTCAGCCGCTTACCGAAAACGCTGCGCACAAGGAATCTGTTTCGGTATCGCTTGTTTTGAAGCAAGTCGGTAA
- a CDS encoding elongation factor G yields MNKTIGILAHVDAGKTTFSEQLLYHTKSIRQRGRVDHQNAFLDSHTIEKTRGITIFADQATFTLNDSTYFLIDTPGHVDFSPEMERSIQVMDYAVIIISAVDGIEGHTETVWQLLQKHKIPVFFFVNKTDREGADAVQVLADIRLNFSEDVCDLTNNFHNGELSESLIEFIAERDEELLMQYVETGFDKKTWIEAFQRLIAANQIFPCASGSALQDIGILDFLLQLDQLTTSAYSEDQAFGARIYKIRHDDNGNRICFLKAFSGTLQVRDKLVYGPNQLEEKVTQIRNYNGNKFKLVEQARAGELFAIAGLTEAMVGDVIGNYATDNQSEVVPTLKSIVLFDASLPAKEVLSSFQILGAEDPSLSVFWNEYFQHIQIQVMGIIQLEVLEQVVLERFGHHVQFGEPEILYKETISIPVMGYGHFEPLRHYAEVHLKLEPGERGSGLQVDNVCHAHALSVGNQNLILHHLNERDHHGLLTGSPLTDVKATLVTGRGHNEHTSGGDFREATFRALRQGLEQAQNRLLEPMYRFKIKVSLEQMGKVLSDVQQAHGSFNTPETIGSKTIIEGRVPVATFMKYSTEFAALTHGKGALSLLFDGYDFCHNEEQVINRIGYEKNTDPLYTSTSIFCAKGKGYKVSWDEAEKAMHCL; encoded by the coding sequence ATGAACAAAACGATTGGAATTCTTGCGCATGTCGATGCCGGTAAGACTACTTTTTCAGAACAACTGTTATATCATACGAAAAGTATTCGGCAGCGCGGGCGAGTCGACCACCAAAATGCTTTTCTCGATAGCCACACCATTGAAAAAACCCGAGGCATAACAATTTTTGCTGATCAGGCAACCTTTACACTAAATGATTCTACTTATTTTCTTATTGACACACCTGGTCATGTTGATTTTTCTCCAGAAATGGAGCGTTCGATTCAAGTAATGGATTACGCCGTTATTATCATTAGTGCAGTTGATGGCATTGAAGGGCATACTGAAACCGTTTGGCAGCTTCTTCAAAAACATAAGATTCCGGTCTTTTTCTTCGTTAATAAAACAGATCGCGAAGGAGCAGATGCCGTTCAAGTTTTAGCAGACATTCGTTTGAATTTTTCCGAAGATGTCTGTGACCTAACAAATAACTTTCACAATGGTGAGTTGAGCGAAAGTCTCATTGAATTTATTGCTGAACGAGACGAAGAATTGCTGATGCAGTATGTCGAGACTGGTTTTGATAAAAAAACCTGGATAGAGGCTTTTCAGCGGTTGATTGCAGCTAACCAGATTTTCCCTTGTGCTAGTGGCTCTGCTTTACAAGATATCGGCATCTTAGATTTCCTGCTCCAACTTGATCAATTAACGACTAGTGCTTATTCAGAAGATCAAGCATTTGGTGCACGAATTTATAAAATTCGGCACGATGACAATGGCAATCGAATCTGTTTTTTAAAAGCGTTTAGCGGGACTTTACAGGTTCGTGATAAACTCGTTTATGGTCCTAATCAGCTTGAAGAAAAAGTGACGCAAATCCGCAATTATAATGGCAACAAATTTAAACTGGTTGAACAAGCAAGGGCAGGCGAACTTTTTGCGATAGCGGGATTGACAGAGGCTATGGTCGGTGATGTCATTGGGAATTATGCTACTGACAACCAATCTGAAGTAGTGCCAACATTGAAATCAATTGTCCTTTTTGATGCGTCTCTCCCTGCAAAAGAAGTACTATCAAGTTTCCAAATTCTCGGTGCTGAAGACCCTTCTTTGTCGGTTTTTTGGAACGAGTATTTCCAGCATATCCAAATTCAAGTAATGGGCATTATTCAATTAGAAGTTCTCGAACAAGTAGTTCTAGAACGGTTTGGCCACCACGTCCAGTTTGGGGAACCTGAAATTCTCTATAAAGAAACGATTAGCATACCCGTGATGGGCTATGGCCATTTTGAACCTCTTCGCCATTACGCTGAAGTTCATTTGAAGCTAGAGCCGGGTGAGCGTGGCAGCGGCTTACAGGTAGACAACGTCTGCCATGCTCACGCTTTATCTGTCGGAAATCAGAACCTCATCTTGCATCACCTTAACGAGCGCGACCATCATGGCTTACTAACTGGTTCTCCTTTGACCGATGTTAAAGCAACGCTTGTAACTGGACGCGGTCACAACGAGCACACCTCTGGCGGTGATTTCCGGGAAGCAACTTTTCGAGCGCTTCGTCAAGGACTTGAACAAGCACAAAACCGTCTACTTGAACCCATGTACCGTTTTAAAATCAAAGTAAGTTTAGAGCAAATGGGAAAAGTATTATCGGATGTTCAGCAAGCACATGGTAGTTTTAATACTCCTGAAACCATTGGTAGCAAAACGATCATCGAAGGTCGTGTACCCGTAGCGACATTTATGAAATACAGCACAGAATTTGCTGCACTTACCCACGGCAAAGGCGCACTCAGTTTACTATTTGATGGTTATGACTTCTGCCATAATGAAGAACAAGTAATCAACCGGATTGGCTATGAAAAAAACACTGATCCTCTTTATACATCCACTTCTATTTTTTGCGCAAAAGGCAAAGGTTATAAAGTTTCTTGGGACGAAGCAGAAAAAGCGATGCATTGTTTGTGA
- a CDS encoding DUF1801 domain-containing protein, giving the protein MYEQKTKETDADVIEFIESVDHPKKRQDAYKLLELFEKASGHSAKMWGPSIIGFGSYHYVYKTGHEGDAPLVGFSPRKAKISLYFATGDENRGPLLEKFGKHTSGKACIYINKTEDIDLDVLQQLIQQSISFLQSLYPPLK; this is encoded by the coding sequence ATGTACGAACAAAAAACAAAAGAAACCGATGCCGACGTTATTGAATTTATCGAATCTGTCGATCATCCAAAAAAACGTCAAGATGCTTATAAGTTACTGGAACTATTTGAAAAGGCGAGCGGTCACTCCGCAAAAATGTGGGGCCCCAGTATTATTGGCTTTGGCTCTTACCATTATGTTTATAAAACCGGACACGAAGGCGATGCGCCACTTGTCGGTTTTTCTCCACGCAAAGCGAAGATTAGTTTGTATTTTGCAACTGGTGATGAAAATCGCGGTCCTCTACTCGAGAAATTCGGCAAGCATACAAGTGGAAAAGCCTGTATTTATATTAATAAAACCGAAGACATCGACCTTGATGTCCTTCAGCAATTGATCCAACAATCCATCAGCTTTCTTCAAAGTTTGTATCCACCTCTAAAATAA
- a CDS encoding DUF4097 family beta strand repeat-containing protein → MQSEKERILDMVENGTISAREAVELLRAIDGSSSSSNESNYGRSNQRDKPSKRGFFRPEDIVKKVSKDFSKNVSKNVSKNVSRDFNDLGTRMMDFMQSSVGKLKTMEFDSPFGEAVQFTHTFTENMTDLNTIVADIANGQLEIFPSQDGLLRAECNVKAYRSESATQAKEDFLDKFVFIADDQKLRVISDLKTTQVNVILYVPEASYQHITARLFNGGFTMKRMNAALIKVKTANGKVDLKNVEFDDAELETANGAIHVQEAKGKVVEAETLNGRIYIDGDIQTIVTKSLNGNIVATTRCKEARKLETKTLAGNVEIYIPAHLPLKGEVSSNLGKIDVLLSDIDSTHEQGQFMQKSIRFSKQGTEPAAAPLLVYGETKTGSVLLRYLTID, encoded by the coding sequence ATGCAAAGTGAAAAAGAACGCATTTTGGATATGGTTGAGAATGGTACGATTTCAGCACGTGAAGCAGTTGAGTTGCTGCGGGCAATTGATGGTAGTAGTTCATCGTCGAACGAGTCAAATTATGGCCGTAGCAACCAAAGAGACAAACCTAGCAAACGTGGATTTTTTAGACCAGAAGATATTGTTAAAAAAGTATCCAAAGATTTTTCAAAGAACGTTTCCAAAAACGTTTCCAAAAATGTGTCACGAGACTTTAATGATTTGGGTACACGAATGATGGACTTTATGCAGTCGTCTGTTGGCAAGTTAAAAACGATGGAATTTGACTCGCCATTCGGTGAAGCAGTTCAGTTTACTCATACATTTACAGAAAATATGACAGACTTGAACACCATCGTTGCGGATATCGCAAATGGTCAGCTGGAAATTTTCCCATCTCAAGACGGCTTGCTACGTGCAGAATGCAACGTTAAAGCATATCGTTCAGAGTCAGCAACACAAGCGAAAGAAGATTTTCTTGATAAGTTTGTTTTTATTGCCGACGATCAAAAGTTACGCGTCATCAGTGATTTGAAAACAACGCAAGTAAATGTGATCCTGTATGTTCCAGAAGCTTCCTATCAACATATTACAGCTCGCTTGTTCAATGGTGGATTCACAATGAAACGCATGAATGCTGCATTGATAAAAGTGAAAACAGCAAATGGTAAAGTGGATTTGAAAAATGTAGAGTTTGATGATGCTGAACTAGAAACGGCTAATGGTGCTATTCATGTTCAGGAAGCAAAAGGGAAAGTAGTGGAAGCAGAGACATTAAATGGCCGCATTTATATTGATGGCGATATTCAAACAATCGTTACTAAATCATTAAACGGCAATATTGTCGCTACAACAAGATGCAAAGAAGCTCGCAAACTTGAAACGAAAACCTTGGCAGGCAATGTAGAAATTTACATTCCAGCTCATTTGCCGTTAAAAGGTGAAGTTTCGTCAAACTTGGGCAAAATAGATGTCTTATTATCGGATATCGATTCTACGCACGAACAAGGACAATTCATGCAAAAATCGATACGTTTTTCAAAGCAAGGAACTGAACCAGCTGCAGCTCCGTTATTAGTCTATGGAGAAACCAAAACAGGTTCTGTCTTGCTACGCTATTTAACAATCGACTAA
- the uvrA gene encoding excinuclease ABC subunit UvrA, which produces MRNQEIRIQGARANNLKNIDVVIPRDKLVVMTGLSGSGKSSLAFDTIYAEGQRRYVESLSAYARQFLGQMDKPDVDLIEGLSPAISIDQKTTSKNPRSTVATVTEIYDYMRLMYARIGKPICPNHGIEISSQTIEQMVDRIVEYPERTKMQILAPIVSGRKGTHVKLLEDIKKQGYVRVRVDGELIDLDDDIALDKNKKHNIEVVIDRIIIKEGIAPRLSDSLESALRLAEGRVLVDVMEQEELLFSEHHACPICGFSIGELEPRMFSFNSPFGACPECDGLGIKLEVDPELVIPDWTATLNKGAIVPWQPTSSQYYPQLLKAVCQHYKIDMDIPVSELPEEHINIILRGSGNDKIRFRYENDYGQIRDNHINFEGVLSNVDRRYRETSSDYIRDQMEKYMGQQSCTVCEGYRLKPESLSVKVNGLHIGTVAEFSIVEANQFFDQLVLSEKDMQIAKLILREIQERIGFLINVGLDYLTLSRASGTLSGGEAQRIRLATQIGSRLTGVLYILDEPSIGLHQRDNDRLIETLKSMRDIGNTLIVVEHDEDTMLAADYLIDVGPGAGAHGGEIIAAGTPEKVMKNKKSLTGQYLSGKKFIPVPAERRVPSDRKISIRGANQNNLKKVDVDIPLGLFTAVTGVSGSGKSTLINEILYKTLAHRLNRAKAKPGHFDLIEGTEELEKVIDIDQSPIGRTPRSNPATYTGVFDDIRDVYATTNEAKVRGYKKGRFSFNVKGGRCEACRGDGIIKIEMHFLPDVYVPCEICHGKRYNRETLEVKYKNKSIADVLAMTVEDGYAFFENIPKINRKLKTIVDVGLGYIKLGQPATTLSGGEAQRVKLASELHKRSNGKSFYILDEPTTGLHADDISRLLVVLQRLVENGDTVLTIEHNLDVIKTADYIIDLGPEGGDKGGMILATGTPEEIAAVENSYTGKYLKPVLERDRARMDAVVKGASRKKKTVK; this is translated from the coding sequence TTGAGAAATCAGGAAATACGGATACAAGGCGCGCGTGCAAATAATCTAAAAAACATTGATGTGGTGATTCCACGTGACAAGCTTGTGGTTATGACTGGACTGTCAGGATCCGGTAAATCTTCGCTTGCATTTGATACGATTTATGCGGAAGGACAGCGGCGATATGTTGAATCGTTGTCTGCTTATGCACGCCAGTTTTTAGGACAAATGGATAAGCCTGACGTTGATTTAATTGAAGGATTGTCACCGGCTATTTCGATTGATCAAAAGACCACGAGTAAAAATCCGCGTTCTACAGTAGCGACAGTTACGGAAATCTATGATTACATGCGGCTCATGTATGCACGGATTGGTAAGCCGATTTGTCCAAATCATGGTATAGAAATTTCTTCTCAAACCATTGAACAAATGGTAGATCGCATCGTGGAATACCCGGAACGTACCAAAATGCAAATTTTAGCTCCAATTGTTTCTGGTCGAAAAGGAACTCACGTCAAGTTACTTGAGGACATTAAAAAGCAAGGGTATGTCCGGGTGCGCGTGGACGGGGAACTAATTGATCTCGATGACGACATTGCACTAGATAAAAATAAAAAGCACAACATTGAAGTTGTTATTGATCGCATCATCATTAAAGAGGGCATTGCGCCACGTCTAAGTGATTCTTTAGAATCAGCCCTTCGGCTAGCAGAAGGCCGTGTTTTAGTAGATGTGATGGAGCAAGAAGAATTGCTGTTTAGTGAGCATCATGCCTGCCCGATTTGTGGATTTTCTATTGGTGAGCTTGAACCGAGAATGTTTTCGTTTAACTCACCTTTTGGTGCATGTCCAGAATGCGACGGTTTAGGGATAAAGCTAGAAGTTGATCCTGAATTGGTCATTCCAGATTGGACTGCCACGTTGAACAAAGGAGCAATTGTTCCTTGGCAACCAACCAGTTCGCAATATTATCCGCAACTTCTAAAAGCGGTTTGTCAGCATTATAAAATTGATATGGACATTCCAGTAAGTGAATTGCCAGAAGAGCATATTAACATTATTTTACGCGGTTCTGGAAACGATAAAATTCGTTTCCGTTATGAAAATGACTATGGTCAAATTCGAGACAATCACATTAATTTTGAAGGTGTCCTTTCCAATGTGGACCGTCGTTATCGTGAGACATCTTCAGATTATATCCGTGACCAAATGGAAAAATACATGGGTCAGCAAAGTTGCACAGTTTGTGAAGGCTATCGTCTAAAGCCTGAATCGCTGTCAGTGAAAGTAAATGGTCTTCATATCGGAACCGTCGCTGAATTTTCGATTGTCGAAGCCAATCAGTTTTTCGATCAGCTCGTATTGTCAGAAAAAGATATGCAAATTGCCAAACTGATTTTACGGGAAATTCAAGAACGCATTGGTTTTTTGATCAATGTTGGACTGGATTACTTAACGTTAAGTCGTGCATCGGGAACTTTATCCGGAGGAGAGGCGCAGCGAATCCGCCTAGCAACTCAAATCGGATCAAGACTTACCGGTGTACTTTATATACTCGATGAACCATCCATAGGTCTTCATCAACGAGATAATGATCGATTGATTGAGACTTTGAAAAGTATGCGAGATATTGGCAATACCTTAATTGTCGTAGAGCACGACGAAGATACGATGTTAGCTGCTGATTATTTGATTGATGTTGGACCGGGAGCAGGAGCGCATGGTGGAGAAATTATTGCTGCAGGAACACCTGAAAAAGTAATGAAAAATAAAAAATCATTAACGGGTCAATACTTAAGCGGCAAGAAATTTATTCCCGTGCCTGCTGAGCGAAGAGTACCAAGCGACCGGAAAATCTCAATCCGCGGTGCGAATCAAAACAACTTGAAAAAAGTAGATGTCGATATTCCACTCGGTTTATTTACAGCAGTGACTGGGGTTTCAGGATCAGGTAAAAGTACGCTCATTAACGAAATTCTGTACAAAACATTGGCTCATAGATTGAATCGTGCGAAAGCCAAACCAGGACATTTTGATCTAATTGAAGGAACTGAAGAATTGGAAAAAGTTATCGATATTGACCAGTCCCCAATTGGTCGGACGCCACGTTCAAACCCAGCAACCTACACAGGTGTTTTCGATGATATCCGTGATGTTTACGCCACAACGAACGAAGCAAAAGTTCGTGGCTACAAAAAAGGCCGGTTTAGTTTCAACGTCAAGGGCGGTCGCTGTGAAGCTTGCCGTGGAGATGGTATTATAAAAATAGAAATGCATTTCCTACCGGATGTCTATGTGCCGTGCGAAATTTGCCATGGTAAACGTTACAACCGGGAAACATTGGAAGTGAAGTATAAAAACAAAAGCATTGCGGATGTTCTTGCGATGACAGTGGAAGATGGCTACGCATTTTTTGAAAACATTCCAAAGATCAATCGCAAGCTAAAGACGATTGTCGATGTAGGGTTGGGGTATATTAAGCTTGGCCAACCTGCGACTACCTTATCCGGCGGAGAAGCGCAGCGCGTTAAGTTAGCATCTGAGCTTCACAAACGTTCAAATGGTAAGTCCTTTTACATTCTGGACGAACCGACTACAGGTCTGCATGCAGATGATATTTCTCGGTTATTGGTCGTTCTGCAGCGGCTTGTAGAAAATGGCGATACAGTACTGACTATTGAACATAATTTAGATGTCATTAAGACTGCGGATTATATTATCGATTTAGGTCCCGAAGGTGGAGATAAAGGCGGCATGATCTTAGCTACAGGTACTCCCGAGGAAATCGCCGCTGTTGAAAATTCTTATACCGGAAAGTACTTGAAACCAGTACTGGAGCGCGACCGGGCACGTATGGATGCTGTCGTCAAAGGTGCAAGTCGCAAGAAAAAAACAGTTAAATGA